The Castor canadensis chromosome 13, mCasCan1.hap1v2, whole genome shotgun sequence genome has a window encoding:
- the Exosc3 gene encoding exosome complex component RRP40 isoform X1: MAEAVSVVADSPAGGRARAARTVLDQVVLPGEELLLPEQEDVEGPGVAGERPLRLNVGTRSRLRVVCGPGLRRCGDRLLVTKCGRLRHKEPGSGSGGGVYWVDSQQKRYVPVKGDHVIGIVTAKSGDIFKVDVGGSEPASLSYLAFEGATKRNRPNVQAISSRL; this comes from the exons ATGGCTGAAGCTGTGTCGGTTGTGGCTGACTCTCCCGCGGGCGGCAGGGCACGGGCGGCGCGCACTGTGTTAGATCAGGTGGTTCTCCCGGGTGAGGAGCTGCTGCTGCCGGAACAGGAGGACGTAGAAGGTCCTGGTGTTGCAGGGGAGCGACCGTTGCGCCTGAATGTTGGGACGCGCTCCCGATTGCGGGTAGTGTGCGGCCCTGGCTTGCGGCGCTGCGGGGACCGCCTGCTGGTTACCAAGTGTGGTCGCCTCCGTCACAAGGAGCCCGGCAGCGGCAGCGGTGGTGGCGTTTACTGGGTGGATTCGCAACAGAAGCGG taTGTACCTGTGAAAGGAGACCATGTGATTGGCATAGTGACCGCTAAATCTGGAGACATATTCAAAGTTGATGTTGGAGGGAGTGAGCCAGCTTCTTTGTCTTACTTGGCATTTGAAGGTGCAACTAAAAGAAATAGACCAAACGTGCAG GCTATTAGCTCCAGATTGTGA
- the Exosc3 gene encoding exosome complex component RRP40 isoform X2: MAEAVSVVADSPAGGRARAARTVLDQVVLPGEELLLPEQEDVEGPGVAGERPLRLNVGTRSRLRVVCGPGLRRCGDRLLVTKCGRLRHKEPGSGSGGGVYWVDSQQKRYVPVKGDHVIGIVTAKSGDIFKVDVGGSEPASLSYLAFEGATKRNRPNVQVGDLIYGQFVVANKDMEPEMVCIDSCGRANGMGVIGQDGLLFKVTLGLIRKLLAPDCEIIQEVGKLYPLEIVFGMNGRIWVKAKTIQQTLILANILEACENMTTDQRKQIFARLAES; encoded by the exons ATGGCTGAAGCTGTGTCGGTTGTGGCTGACTCTCCCGCGGGCGGCAGGGCACGGGCGGCGCGCACTGTGTTAGATCAGGTGGTTCTCCCGGGTGAGGAGCTGCTGCTGCCGGAACAGGAGGACGTAGAAGGTCCTGGTGTTGCAGGGGAGCGACCGTTGCGCCTGAATGTTGGGACGCGCTCCCGATTGCGGGTAGTGTGCGGCCCTGGCTTGCGGCGCTGCGGGGACCGCCTGCTGGTTACCAAGTGTGGTCGCCTCCGTCACAAGGAGCCCGGCAGCGGCAGCGGTGGTGGCGTTTACTGGGTGGATTCGCAACAGAAGCGG taTGTACCTGTGAAAGGAGACCATGTGATTGGCATAGTGACCGCTAAATCTGGAGACATATTCAAAGTTGATGTTGGAGGGAGTGAGCCAGCTTCTTTGTCTTACTTGGCATTTGAAGGTGCAACTAAAAGAAATAGACCAAACGTGCAG GTTGGAGATCTCATCTATGGCCAGTTTGTAGTTGCTAATAAAGATATGGAACCAGAAATGGTCTGTATTGACAGCTGTGGGCGAGCCAATGGAATGGGAGTGATTGGACAGGACGGTCTGCTTTTTAAAGTGACTTTGGGCTTGATTAGAAA GCTATTAGCTCCAGATTGTGAAATCATACAGGAAGTGGGAAAGCTCTATCCACTGGAGATTGTGTTTGGAATGAATGGAAGAATATGGGTTAAGGCAAAAACCATTCAGCAGACTTTAATTTTGGCAAACATTTTAGAAGCATGTGAAAACATGACAACAGATCAAAGGAAACAAATCTTTGCCAGATTGGCAGAAAGCTGA
- the Trmt10b gene encoding tRNA methyltransferase 10 homolog B isoform X3 → MKDQTQKTKPMNWELEGVGQGTESPVPLEQEGVIEDRSEDGLSESFQLLQMDVEYERQEGETLPIDSETWCSKNVQRKQRHWQKIIAAKKCKRKQEKERRKANRAENPGIRPQHSKRFLKALTKEKLSEAKHSGPRLCIDLSMTHHMSKKELSRLAGQIRRLYGSNKKADKPFWICLTGFTTDSPLYEECLRMNDGFSTYVLDMTEEDCFSLFPLETLVYLTPDSEHALEDIDLNKVYILGGLVDESIQKKVTFQKAQAYSVKTARLPIQEYMVRCQNGKNFHSEILAINQVFDILSTYFETHNWPEALKKGVSSGKGYVLRNSVE, encoded by the exons ATGAAGGATCAAACACAG AAGACTAAGCCCATGAACTGGGAACTGGAAGGGGTCGGTCAGGGAACAGAGTCACCAGTGCCGCTGGAGCAAGAAGGTGTCATAGAGGACAGAAGTGAAGATGGACTCTCTGAAAGCTTCCAGCTTCTGCAGATGGATGTGGAATATGAGCGCCAAGAGGGAGAGACACTCCCCATAGACAGTGAGACATGGTGCTCG AAAAATGTCCAGAGAAAACAGAGACACTGGCAAAAGATAATTGCAGCAAAGAAgtgcaaaagaaagcaagaaaaagaaagaagaaaagccaatCGTGCAGAAAATCCAG GTATCCGCCCCCAGCATAGCAAACGTTTTCTGAAAGCCTTAACCAAAGAGAAACTTTCGGAGGCCAAACACTCAGGACCAAGACTGTGTATCGATTTGAGTATGACCCACCACATGTCAAAGAAG GAATTGAGTAGACTGGCTGGACAGATCCGAAGGTTGTATGGTTCAAACAAAAAAGCTGACAAGCCCTTTTGGATCTGCCTCACTGGATTCACAACTGACAGTCCCCTCTATGAAGAATGTTTGAGGATGAATGATGGATTCTCTACTTACGTG CTAGACATGACAGAAGAAGACTGCTTTAGTTTATTTCCTCTGGAAACCCTTGTGTACCTGACTCCTGATTCAGAACATG ctCTCGAAGATATTGATCTAAACAAAGTTTACATCCTTGGTGGACTTGTGGATGAAAGCATTCAGAAA AAGGTGACATTTCAGAAGGCCCAGGCATACTCTGTCAAGACAGCCCGCTTGCCAATCCAAGAATACATGGTCAGGTGCCAAAATGGGAAAAACTTCCACTCAGAGATATTAGCTATCAATCAAG TATTTGATATCCTGTCTACCTACTTTGAGACTCATAACTGGCCTGAAGCACTGAAGAAAGGAGTTTCTTCGGGAAAAGGTTATGTTCTTCGGAATTCAGTGGAGTGA
- the Trmt10b gene encoding tRNA methyltransferase 10 homolog B isoform X1, with amino-acid sequence MKDQTQKTKPMNWELEGVGQGTESPVPLEQEGVIEDRSEDGLSESFQLLQMDVEYERQEGETLPIDSETWCSKNVQRKQRHWQKIIAAKKCKRKQEKERRKANRAENPGIRPQHSKRFLKALTKEKLSEAKHSGPRLCIDLSMTHHMSKKELSRLAGQIRRLYGSNKKADKPFWICLTGFTTDSPLYEECLRMNDGFSTYVLDMTEEDCFSLFPLETLVYLTPDSEHALEDIDLNKVYILGGLVDESIQKKVTFQKAQAYSVKTARLPIQEYMVRCQNGKNFHSEILAINQGSSARSMLAGLLPLTESPLEICSFVLQHCPFTGLCQCKYLISCLPTLRLITGLKH; translated from the exons ATGAAGGATCAAACACAG AAGACTAAGCCCATGAACTGGGAACTGGAAGGGGTCGGTCAGGGAACAGAGTCACCAGTGCCGCTGGAGCAAGAAGGTGTCATAGAGGACAGAAGTGAAGATGGACTCTCTGAAAGCTTCCAGCTTCTGCAGATGGATGTGGAATATGAGCGCCAAGAGGGAGAGACACTCCCCATAGACAGTGAGACATGGTGCTCG AAAAATGTCCAGAGAAAACAGAGACACTGGCAAAAGATAATTGCAGCAAAGAAgtgcaaaagaaagcaagaaaaagaaagaagaaaagccaatCGTGCAGAAAATCCAG GTATCCGCCCCCAGCATAGCAAACGTTTTCTGAAAGCCTTAACCAAAGAGAAACTTTCGGAGGCCAAACACTCAGGACCAAGACTGTGTATCGATTTGAGTATGACCCACCACATGTCAAAGAAG GAATTGAGTAGACTGGCTGGACAGATCCGAAGGTTGTATGGTTCAAACAAAAAAGCTGACAAGCCCTTTTGGATCTGCCTCACTGGATTCACAACTGACAGTCCCCTCTATGAAGAATGTTTGAGGATGAATGATGGATTCTCTACTTACGTG CTAGACATGACAGAAGAAGACTGCTTTAGTTTATTTCCTCTGGAAACCCTTGTGTACCTGACTCCTGATTCAGAACATG ctCTCGAAGATATTGATCTAAACAAAGTTTACATCCTTGGTGGACTTGTGGATGAAAGCATTCAGAAA AAGGTGACATTTCAGAAGGCCCAGGCATACTCTGTCAAGACAGCCCGCTTGCCAATCCAAGAATACATGGTCAGGTGCCAAAATGGGAAAAACTTCCACTCAGAGATATTAGCTATCAATCAAG GATCCAGTGCCAGGAGCATGTTAGCTGGCTTGCTCCCTCTCACAGAGAGCCCTTTGGAAATATGTTCCTTTGTGTTGCAGCATTGCCCATTCACAGGCCTCTGTCAGTGCAAG TATTTGATATCCTGTCTACCTACTTTGAGACTCATAACTGGCCTGAAGCACTGA
- the Trmt10b gene encoding tRNA methyltransferase 10 homolog B isoform X2 encodes MNWELEGVGQGTESPVPLEQEGVIEDRSEDGLSESFQLLQMDVEYERQEGETLPIDSETWCSKNVQRKQRHWQKIIAAKKCKRKQEKERRKANRAENPGIRPQHSKRFLKALTKEKLSEAKHSGPRLCIDLSMTHHMSKKELSRLAGQIRRLYGSNKKADKPFWICLTGFTTDSPLYEECLRMNDGFSTYVLDMTEEDCFSLFPLETLVYLTPDSEHALEDIDLNKVYILGGLVDESIQKKVTFQKAQAYSVKTARLPIQEYMVRCQNGKNFHSEILAINQGSSARSMLAGLLPLTESPLEICSFVLQHCPFTGLCQCKYLISCLPTLRLITGLKH; translated from the exons ATGAACTGGGAACTGGAAGGGGTCGGTCAGGGAACAGAGTCACCAGTGCCGCTGGAGCAAGAAGGTGTCATAGAGGACAGAAGTGAAGATGGACTCTCTGAAAGCTTCCAGCTTCTGCAGATGGATGTGGAATATGAGCGCCAAGAGGGAGAGACACTCCCCATAGACAGTGAGACATGGTGCTCG AAAAATGTCCAGAGAAAACAGAGACACTGGCAAAAGATAATTGCAGCAAAGAAgtgcaaaagaaagcaagaaaaagaaagaagaaaagccaatCGTGCAGAAAATCCAG GTATCCGCCCCCAGCATAGCAAACGTTTTCTGAAAGCCTTAACCAAAGAGAAACTTTCGGAGGCCAAACACTCAGGACCAAGACTGTGTATCGATTTGAGTATGACCCACCACATGTCAAAGAAG GAATTGAGTAGACTGGCTGGACAGATCCGAAGGTTGTATGGTTCAAACAAAAAAGCTGACAAGCCCTTTTGGATCTGCCTCACTGGATTCACAACTGACAGTCCCCTCTATGAAGAATGTTTGAGGATGAATGATGGATTCTCTACTTACGTG CTAGACATGACAGAAGAAGACTGCTTTAGTTTATTTCCTCTGGAAACCCTTGTGTACCTGACTCCTGATTCAGAACATG ctCTCGAAGATATTGATCTAAACAAAGTTTACATCCTTGGTGGACTTGTGGATGAAAGCATTCAGAAA AAGGTGACATTTCAGAAGGCCCAGGCATACTCTGTCAAGACAGCCCGCTTGCCAATCCAAGAATACATGGTCAGGTGCCAAAATGGGAAAAACTTCCACTCAGAGATATTAGCTATCAATCAAG GATCCAGTGCCAGGAGCATGTTAGCTGGCTTGCTCCCTCTCACAGAGAGCCCTTTGGAAATATGTTCCTTTGTGTTGCAGCATTGCCCATTCACAGGCCTCTGTCAGTGCAAG TATTTGATATCCTGTCTACCTACTTTGAGACTCATAACTGGCCTGAAGCACTGA
- the Trmt10b gene encoding tRNA methyltransferase 10 homolog B isoform X4: MKDQTQKTKPMNWELEGVGQGTESPVPLEQEGVIEDRSEDGLSESFQLLQMDVEYERQEGETLPIDSETWCSKNVQRKQRHWQKIIAAKKCKRKQEKERRKANRAENPGIRPQHSKRFLKALTKEKLSEAKHSGPRLCIDLSMTHHMSKKELSRLAGQIRRLYGSNKKADKPFWICLTGFTTDSPLYEECLRMNDGFSTYVLDMTEEDCFSLFPLETLVYLTPDSEHALEDIDLNKVYILGGLVDESIQKFCKDNSDLEQASIDSTFLQALCP, translated from the exons ATGAAGGATCAAACACAG AAGACTAAGCCCATGAACTGGGAACTGGAAGGGGTCGGTCAGGGAACAGAGTCACCAGTGCCGCTGGAGCAAGAAGGTGTCATAGAGGACAGAAGTGAAGATGGACTCTCTGAAAGCTTCCAGCTTCTGCAGATGGATGTGGAATATGAGCGCCAAGAGGGAGAGACACTCCCCATAGACAGTGAGACATGGTGCTCG AAAAATGTCCAGAGAAAACAGAGACACTGGCAAAAGATAATTGCAGCAAAGAAgtgcaaaagaaagcaagaaaaagaaagaagaaaagccaatCGTGCAGAAAATCCAG GTATCCGCCCCCAGCATAGCAAACGTTTTCTGAAAGCCTTAACCAAAGAGAAACTTTCGGAGGCCAAACACTCAGGACCAAGACTGTGTATCGATTTGAGTATGACCCACCACATGTCAAAGAAG GAATTGAGTAGACTGGCTGGACAGATCCGAAGGTTGTATGGTTCAAACAAAAAAGCTGACAAGCCCTTTTGGATCTGCCTCACTGGATTCACAACTGACAGTCCCCTCTATGAAGAATGTTTGAGGATGAATGATGGATTCTCTACTTACGTG CTAGACATGACAGAAGAAGACTGCTTTAGTTTATTTCCTCTGGAAACCCTTGTGTACCTGACTCCTGATTCAGAACATG ctCTCGAAGATATTGATCTAAACAAAGTTTACATCCTTGGTGGACTTGTGGATGAAAGCATTCAGAAA tTCTGCAAGGATAACTCTGATCTTGAACAAGCAAGCATTGATTCAACATTCCTTCAAGCACTTTGTCCTTAG